The Plasmodium chabaudi chabaudi strain AS genome assembly, chromosome: 14 genome contains the following window.
atatttatatatgcaaattgtaaattagaaaaaattaatctTGATAGAGTAtaggtaaaaaaaaagaaatatgtattaatatGTGCATTTTAACTTTCTTAATCCTTGATACATGCTCGTCATCTCAGTTGctactttttaaaaaccaAAAGGAATGACTATGGGAAATGGgtgatataaattatgtcGTATATAATTGGTGAAGATATTCTTGTAAATGCATATGACATGCtgaatttaaattattttcctaTTTTGGCAAACgctttaaaataattttgaaatgtatgaattataaaaaagtaataataatatagcaAGGactaattaaatttttctcAAAAAAGcggaaaaatattaattgcATTAAGCATATATCCTTTTTTGTCATCCCTCTTCAATTTTGTattactttaaaaaataaaaaaaaatagtaataataaattttattcctTTGTTTCCCATTTCCATACTTTTGCATGCCCagctaaaaataaaaaagttaatcGTCATTATATAAGGTCACTACAAATATGCATTAAACAGATGACAGAACAATAGGTAGACCCGTTCGGCCTTAACACGTTCCAGTACtacataaataatgcatatgcataagtttacaaatttatatttttattgtcttACCATTTCCAAATACGACAATGAAATATGGGCCAGATAAGGTCAAAATGAAATTTGGATCACTGATGTTAAACTTTAGTGACATATAATCTCGATCCTTTAAATATCCATAGGAATTAAATTCAGGTAaagaaaatgtatataacgATTTATTAGatccatatattaatataggAAGGTTTTTATGATCAGTTAATCCAGCCATACAATATATAGGCAAAGTATtcatttcaaaatattctcGTCCTGATAATCCATAAGCTAAAATTTTACCTTCACTCATAGCTGTAATTACATTAGCTTCATATTGGATAACTGATACAACATTTccatatttacatttaaaactatttacaatttctaaatttaataaattaattattgttATGCTATCTCCACATACCCATAAGgttctattatattttgattcTTCAGGATTTACATCATTtggtttattatttacattatttaaacatttACTTGAAACTATTTcaatcattttatttatttttgtttttgtttctattttttttattgttacaAAACTTAAATGAGTTTCATCATATTTCCAAAATTTAACTTCGCCATTTATGGATGACGATATTATGATACCATCAATGCATACAATACTATGTATTGCATCTGTATGTGCATAAAGAGTTGAACAATCAGAAGATGGTAGatgcataatttttattataccaTTATCTAGCCCTGCAAATATGCATTCTTcagcatataataatgataatactcgtttttttttattatttgattttttattatgttttaatttattatcacCATAATACTCTTCTTCTTCTGTTAATTGaaattctattttttttaaatgttttatatcAATTTCTTTTGAATCTTCTCCAGGTACAAACATCCATACATTTATTGTATAAGGTGATGCTGATgcaaacaaatatatttcgtTATTTGGACCGTGTACTATTATAGCACAATCGATATATGATCTTTGCAAAGTAAATGTGTCTACTAGTTTTAAATTGTGTAAATttctgaaaaaaattatgattgttttatttcaaaaaaaaattaatatatttatatttatatttttgagaTGAAAGCAAAACACAGCGTAACAaggaaatacaaaaaaaaaatgatgaggacaaaaaaaaagggaaaaaaaaatccatAGCCAAAACTAAACtaaaacaattaaataattccaTCTGTTATAAATCTGATGTGCCACAATTCCTATATATTTCCATCAATAcaccatattttataatttttctttttcctttttctttttatcgCTGTGAAAATCTTCTATCCCAGTCCCACCAAATAATATCACATACACATAGTTGACGAATAGATAAAGAAGTGGACATCAAAAGATAGATAagtagaaaaataaaaaaaacgaaagagatgaaaatattaatatatactcCAATACACATCAaactttaattttttttttatatctttaaataatccctatatattaatagtatatacaaataaaactataaagaataatatattctaaCTTTCTATTTTCTTCCATATTCTTTTTCctatcatttatttcccCCCTTTTATCTGCCTATTaatatatccatttttttctttcgtttttttattttttatttttttttttttttttaatctgtattatttccttttttattttaataatgtatatactatctatatatgcatataaactGTAACATGTAATTATACAAATGTATGTAATGCAAATTTAACAAACAAACACGtatatttaatgaataaaatatgtatatatgaatagTTCAATTACTTGcaatcatttatataacgGCATGATCctgaaataatttaaatgaaatattaattatcaTAAAGTGTGTTCTTAATATAgagaatatttatatgtaacaCATTACATTAACTTTAGAAATGCAGTATTaacaaaacataaaaaataataaatagcCAACGTATTTCTTAACCCTTTATGGTATAATGTGGGCAAAATGTTACTCCTTTGTCCTTATTTTGTGGTTTTTTTGAATAGTAACTTTTCCTATTATAGGAGCCTTGTCTTTTACTGCTTCCATCAGAAGctgcaaaaataaattgatacataaatatagatatatataggtACTGACATGTGTTGACTTATTATGTGCATGGTATCACGTATTGGTAATTCATCGGATAATTCCGTAGATCAATATGCATGTTCGTGCATATTACCAGTTGCGTATCTGCTATGAGATCTATATCCATTTCTCGCATAACCtctcatattttattatctacAAAAAAGGGAtggcatatataataatatctaCATATAGCTAATGATTCAAGAATAAGCTATagcttatatattttttgtatttataaaatttgacttgataaatttttgtttttttctttatattaaaatatgtttcttCACagaaattcaaataaataaatcaaagttcattatatataataattattaccgcttatatttttttatgggCTTTATGCGCTCTTACATTATATGttggtatatatatatttgcatatatatataacactGTTTTTGTtctgatatatttttatattgttttatttactgtttaaacatatttatacataactattatatataagtatgtatatttaacGATTTATCCTATCgttcttatatattttccctttttttataactcaaaaaaagaaaaaaaaatcaaagtttgtatacttatttttattaaattaaaaaattttgttatttaattttgcttaaatatattttccaaaatattttacaaattgaaatagaaaattataaaaaaattttattgattCAAATTGGCCAGAATAAGctttcatatatacatacatacatataatttttatatatttaacaattgcacaaaatatatatatgcatataatgcatataatatttactatatatatttcggTTTTATACCCATCCCTTTAAGAAAATTGGGGAAGTACATACCTCAATAGATTTCTTATACGacgttttaatttttgtttttatttcctttcaTATATACAGTATGTACTATAcgtattaataaatttatttaagctttcaatttttacatatatattatggaaaattgtattaacatttttacgTTTACAATAAACAattaatgcatataaataaatgaacaaataaatatataacattgtGCGAGTAGCTATTGttgttaatttaaaattttaaatgattttttgaaaaaaattgaaataacATCAAATGATGTTATAGCAATATGTATTGCCATATCCTATGTAGAGAAAGAGAAAGCGAAAAAAAACGGCATTATATTTgggtttaaaaaatggatatacaatgaaaattaaatttatttataattaatgataaaatataatattaaataaagagattaaaaaaattttaattccaCTTTATGTGTATAAGAATATAATACCTACCCCATTTtattgaatatttatttatctaTCTATATGAATATCCATATTTTCCAAAACATGTTTATTAAACACGTACAAATtatgattaaaaaaaatgaaataaaattttgaattcCATAAATactacaatatatattcactATATTAGGGTACCAAATGGTAttacattatataaataaaaatataaaaaaataataatttttacaatgCTACGATTGTTATATTCTTTGGTTGGTAAGgataatacaattttatttgcatatttgAAAGCAAACAAAAtggcatataaataattcataaaaagCGTATGCAAAGACAGGATATAAAATCTATATCCATGTTtgtacataaaataaacagcattttttataacacaCCTTAAAATGGTTAGTTGATTAAAGAGGTCCTTTAATTTTGCATTTATAGAAATTGATTAAAACTTATTTAGctgtaataaatatgcgTAATATTTACTAACGTGCCCTTATGAGTCTACTCATATAATGGCCAtgcttttatataatttataagcACTTGGAAATTTTAGGcaaaaattggaaaatattCTTTACAAGAATAAGACCACCACCCCCTTTTTactacatattttttataaatataattatgttgaacttaaaaatacaaaaatgttactgttatcatataattatgatgataataaagttaataaatataaagttatggttcaaaattattaaatcaaatattttcatttaaaatatagaatttaacttataatgaaacattcaattaaaaaaaaaaatttatgaattataaattaacaattggttatttatacaataataattttaaaaaaatatatattactaattttttttaaattttaatcgTTAAAGAAATGAAGTACAATAATATGTTAACTAATGTATAATTTATGGAGTAGACATTTGTATATGTGAGAAATTGCTTTATAGTATTATCatacttatttattgtaTGCTTTATTAGTATGTATATCCATATAAATCTTCTGAATTGTATTGGTATACATACTGTCCCAAAAGAGAgcataaaataaaggaaTATATAACACTCATAACACAGCCTACGCATAATGCCTTGTTAACATATTTGCGTCTTGGTGTTGTTTCGTCATAATTTAAGTTGAATAAATAAGAAATGCATCCTAAGaagttacaaaaaaaagacataGTAGTAAATAAGACCTGTACTAATTAAAGTGGGCAATTGCATGACCATCACATGcatatcatcattttgtttattttaacaAACCTATAAAAGGCAGAAAGAAACTCAAAATCATGTGCATTTGAGGTTCAACCACATTCTCCGCTTTCGACTTCTTCCTTTTTTGATTTGTCCCCTGTAAATTcaaacaaatgaaataaaaacgcATCAGTAAAAACGCAtcagtaaaaataaagacatGTACAACACTCCTAATGTGTTACAAAATGGAGTTAACAAATTACATATTCAATCaaactattttattaaaataggATATTACTTTTTCTTTGCCATGTGGCTCTGAAGTAAATTTGGGGTCTTCTATGAATTTTCGgcaatttaaattaaaaattcttTGGTATTCGCTTTTTTGATACTGCaatgttcataaaaaagatgaaaaaaaaaataaaaataaatgaatattacTACTAATGTGATCatgtatatgcattagTTTTGTGATATACTCATAtcttatgttttttatttatatggatatcattattttatataccgATTCCACGTCCATGTTAAAAACATCCATACTCTTATCCATTACTATTGTATGGTTTAAAAACACTTTGTCATTTGCATTGTCAATTGACAATGTATTATCTCTATTACAATTAGCTAGAGCTATGGCATCTTCTAAACAAATAACTTCactgttttcatttttactGTTCCCcattttattgtatttatgaattatatCTTGTAATTAGTATGTgtgattttataaaatttgttgtAATAAATCACAGTTTAAcatatatccatatatatgcacattatatttaattaaagtAGCCAGCATTAACTGTTACTTTCAATATTCGgatgacaaaaaaatattattaactttattatattatcgtattattatttaataataaattattatttataaaaacttTGTAAATTAGTACTAtgaaattttttgtatcataattttatttttcggaatttaaaaattatataaaaatatatatatattatgccATATATTAGCAAAATTAGTATGAATAGTCTAAATGGTATTTTaactatataaaataattgatcATCGCtatttatcaattttatgGAATTTGccaaaacataaaaaaagttaatatttaaaaaaattaaattaaaaaaaataaaattaaaaaaaaaaaataaattaaaaaaaaaaataaaattaaaaaaaacgataaAATACAGTAGCGTactctatatatatatatatataatattatatacatatatatatgtatacatatataaaataaaatggaaaattaaaaaaatccaatgtatataaaaacttagtatattaattataatttattccTTCAAAAGACCATACTATTacgattatattttttgtgaataacctaaaaattggaaataaaattgtaaataaaaaaatgcctaattcacatatataaattaacaaaatatggatacatggtatgaaaaataaaatatcgtaagcaaaatttataacaaTATTATGATATACAACAATttgctttattttgtatttactATAATCTTTTagtaatacatatataaaaatatattcaatacttacatgtatattttggttcaaataatagtttatatatataacaaaacaaaataaattaaaaaaaccaAAATACTTGAACTTTAGTTACGGTATgacattattttgtttttttagttGGGGTCTTCTCACTTTTTACCTGACAAAGTCATAACATTAAAGCGTGTTATTACATTAGTGATGGGGCCAAAagatagaaaaatattaacatgCATAATAATGTGGTACCATATTTAGTAGtgcttaaaaaattgtcttTCATTTTAGTGGgtatttctatttttcattttcattttgtccAGTTCCACTAAATTTCTAGCCCCATATATTCCCTGAGATACGTTTGTGATCTATCATTAAGAAAGATAAAACATTGAAATGGATATATGCATACTAAAGAGGGTATAAACTATACAGTAGCATAGCATATAcataacaaataatatgcaaaatgtaggtgtttcttttttatataccgCTTTGAATGCAGCCAAAGGGAAAGATATcttgaatatataattacctataaatttgaaaaattaaatagaaatataatatttattattcgtaaaaaggaaatatgaACACTCTTCTATGCATTCCCATTATATAGCAattttaagtatatatttttctcgttctttttgtttttttttatttacatattatgTGAAAATTGTAACTTGGGTCTGTAACTTTTAATACATAAGACGAAACCCAAAACGATTCATAAGCAATAATACAAGCAACCATTACACCTAAACaaagttaaaaataaatgccaaattttgtaaattttaaagttttataaatagATATGCTGAATATAACTACTTCTACACTAGGTATgcaattgtttttttcaataaatttgtaattgtttttctcaataaatttgtaattgtttttttcaataaatttgtacttggtttttcataatatatttttagtaatttatttccattctcaatttttttatgtgttTTGTTTCCAGCAATAGCACatctataaaaatgaaataaaataagcatgtaaacatattatatactgCATAGGAATATATAATCGATGCACATAAGTTTtcaaaaaaggaaaattaaaatagttCTGTAATATATTGCTACAAACGTAtgtatatttctttttcttttctttcttACGATGTTGCATGGATATAGTGTCCTCCTATGTCTGCAATCATAAGGAGTCCTATcactataaataaaaatttgcaataaaaaataattataatatgataTGTCTGCacaacatatataattagtatatattctatttttattactcaCCTATAATATAGTTATCGTATACACTTCCATTAAGAAGGTATAATATACAAGTTGACaatctgaaaaaaaatatgatatatgaTTAATCGGTGTCAGtttcattttattgtaCATGGCATCCAAAATTATTAGTTGAATACAAAAAAGAGATGTACCTATCAGTGATCTGATCTAGTATTTGGCCAAAGCATGATGCTACGAAGagataaacataaaatgggtatatttatgcatatatcaCAATTGTGCCTCGGTTAattgttataaaatatgcttGGACATATGTAATAGTGAAAATTGAAAACAAAACTATAAAATCATTTCCATATCTAATGCttcatattatcattttacTTACTTTGGTTGAACCTTCTTGCTGTCCATCCATCCAAGGCATCAAGCAATTGGCTGATACCATAAAGTATTGAAAACACTACCAAATTGTGTTTACACATAACAAACGCAGCTAGTGCTAATATTATTCTAATGTAGCCTATAATAAAGAAGggtatatagaaaaaattaaaacgtattaaatattacaaattaagtagatatttatatatctaGCACACcacatttttaatgtaaTGCTTAAATTTACATACGACTTCGTATGCccataaaaatgaaagcaTACAACATTTAGTAAGCACATTACActgaataaatttatttgtatatatgaatatatattttaaccAATAATGTTTGGCACgtaaagatatatatttttattttgcattTTGACAACAAAGCATCCTTTTTTTAGTGTAATTATTTTagcttttttaatatcagcttatttatgtattgtCCCATATAACACATATGATTCAAGtgttttacaaaattattaaaacaattaaaaatatgattaaaaatattgtaaataacacgaacaaaatattgtttGTAAACAAAAGGGGgatgtatacatattaaaaagtgaATAAgttacattttatttaaaatatataaaaattcgCATTGACAAAAGTGAAACTAGCTTTTGCATTTCTTCGAAATATGAATtaataagaaatatttaagtgtaataaataaaatgatcATACACGCATTTTTCTTAAATGGGATAAATAGTTTAAATATACtccataatattaaataattctgaataaaagtaaaataaaatactaaATGGCAGTTTGCaataattatcaaaaagTTGCTTAGAAAATTctcatataattaatacgcatatatataagccttatatatataattttctatattcttacaaacatatta
Protein-coding sequences here:
- a CDS encoding CDP-diacylglycerol--inositol 3-phosphatidyltransferase, putative, coding for MQNKNIYLYVPNIIGYIRIILALAAFVMCKHNLVVFSILYGISQLLDALDGWTARRFNQTSCFGQILDQITDRLSTCILYLLNGSVYDNYIIVIGLLMIADIGGHYIHATSCAIAGNKTHKKIENGNKLLKIYYEKPSVMVACIIAYESFWVSSYVLKVTDPSYNFHIICNYIFKISFPLAAFKAITNVSQGIYGARNLVELDKMKMKNRNTH
- a CDS encoding zinc finger (CCCH type) protein, putative, producing MRGYARNGYRSHSRYATASDGSSKRQGSYNRKSYYSKKPQNKDKGVTFCPHYTIKGSCRYINDCKNLHNLKLVDTFTLQRSYIDCAIIVHGPNNEIYLFASASPYTINVWMFVPGEDSKEIDIKHLKKIEFQLTEEEEYYGDNKLKHNKKSNNKKKRVLSLLYAEECIFAGLDNGIIKIMHLPSSDCSTLYAHTDAIHSIVCIDGIIISSSINGEVKFWKYDETHLSFVTIKKIETKTKINKMIEIVSSKCLNNVNNKPNDVNPEESKYNRTLWVCGDSITIINLLNLEIVNSFKCKYGNVVSVIQYEANVITAMSEGKILAYGLSGREYFEMNTLPIYCMAGLTDHKNLPILIYGSNKSLYTFSLPEFNSYGYLKDRDYMSLKFNISDPNFILTLSGPYFIVVFGNAGHAKVWKWETKE